In the genome of Paenibacillus pabuli, the window CCATGGGGAGAACGATGGAGTTCCTGCAACTGCTCGGAGTAGAGCGTAGTCACCATTTCCCATATGGAGGAAGAGGAATCCATGAGTTGTTCCATGTACTTTTCATAATCCGCGTCCTGATAATCCAGTAAAGACTCGAAAATATCTTCTTTGGTCTGGTAATACAAGTAAATCCATCCCCGGCTCATTCCGGTTTCTTGAATAATATCCTTTAGCGTTGCTGCTCCATAACCCTTTTCGGCAAAGACTCGCTTGGCAGCTTCAAGTATTTGCTGGTTTCTGAGTTCTTTTTGAGTATGGGTTAATCTAGGTGACATCTGACCACTCCTTTTCCGTTTCACAAAAATGAACCTCGTGTCATTTTAATAATAATGACACGAGGTTCATTTTGCAATAGCAAATAAAATAATTCACACAAGAAAAAGAGAAATCTCTCAGAAGCGTTATCATGCAACGAGAAGTATCAAATAAATGTGAATTACTCTTCCAAATGGAATCTCTTCAACGAATTTGAAGTCATTTGCATGTTTTTAGCATAATCGATTTGAAAAATACAGGAGTAAATCACGTTTAATACATAATCAAAGGCGATTTGTGATGAAAATGTACCAATCTTTGCGTGTTTTGTTTCATCATCCGGCACTTGAATACAGATCGTACTCATGTGGGCCAACTCACTTCGATGGTTCGCAGTGATCGTGATGAATGGAATATTTTCTCGCGAGAAATGTTGAGCTGCTTTTAGGAAAATGGGTGATTTTTCATGGTAGGTCAAAAAAATGGCGCAGTCCTGGGACGTAAGGTTTATGGTGTGATAGGCCCATTCGGACAGCTCTGTTGTGATCACAACGTATTTATTGATTTTAATCAATTTATTCTGAAAGCTCTTCGCCCGAATTTGAGAATCCCCCAACGCATAGATGAAAATTCGTTTCGCCTGATCGAGCAAATGGGCTGCTTCGGAAAGAGAGGCTTCATCCATAAAAGCAAAGTTTTTCTCAATCGTTTCTTTCATTAATTCAGCAATATCTTTTGCCACCTGGAGTGAAGATTCACCAAGAGCGAACGGATAGTTGGGATCGATATTGGAGATGTTCTGAGCATCCTGCTGAAACTCTCGAGCAAGTTTAATGCTGAACTCCTTAAACCCTGAAAGTCCAAGCTTATGAGTCAAGCGGTTGATGGCAGAATGTGAGGTGTATGTAGCTTTGGCAAGCTCTTGAATATTTAAGTGGAGCATAAGCTCCTTATGAGTCAGAATGTACGAAGCGATGCTTTTTTCATTTGGTGTAAAGTTGTTCATGTCTGCTAATTGGGTCAATATTTTCAACAGGTTCACCCCCGATTCGTATAAATAACGTTGATGTAGAGCGTGTAGTGAACATTTTGTTTAAAAAGAGGGCATCAGAATTACAAAACACTGGTCAATTGTACCGTAATTTCTTCAAAGCTCCTCCGGAGGATTTTCTTCTCCTATAATAAATGAAAAGAGCCTAAGGGGGAATTCATATGTTGACTATCGGTTATATTGGCAATGGCAAAAGTACAAATCGTTATCATCTTCCTTTTTCATTGAATCGGGATCATTTGAAAGTAAAAATGATATATGCCCGTCATCCAGAGAAAACAGAGTGGGAGAAAGCTCCTAACGTTCTGTATACAGATAATCTTGCAGCTTTAATGGATGACGATGACATTCAGTTGGTCGTGGTCTGTACACATACCGAATCCCATTATGAGTATGCAAAGATGGCGCTTGATCACGGAAAACATGTCCTTGTTGAGAAACCTTTCATGCTGACCAAAGAACAAGCCGAATCCATTTTCCAGTACGCAAAAGAAAAAAATCTATTGATTCAATGTTATCAGAACCGACGTTATGATTCAGATTTCCTGACGACCAAAAAAGTAATTGAATCAGGAAAGCTGGGCGATCTGCTGGAAGTGGAGATGCATTACGATTATTATCGACCGGAGATCCCGAATGCTACTTCCCATTTTTCCAAATACAAAAGTTATTTATACGGGCACGGTGTTCACACCATTGACCAGGTATTATCCTATTTTGGGCAACCGGACAAGATACATTACGATGTTCGTCAATTGCTGGGACCTGGCAGAATGAATGATTATTTCGATCTGGACTTTTATTACGCGTCTCTCAAAGTATCGGTCAAATCGAGCTTTTTCCGTTTAAAGCCCCGCCCGAGTTTTGTGGTTTATGGCAAAAAGGGAGTATTCGTAAAACAAACAGAGGATCGCCAAGAAGAACACCTGAAGTTATTTTACCTTCCCAAAGGACATCCCGATTTTGGTATGGATTTACCTCAGCATTATGGCATACTGACGTATCTGGATGACGGAGGAGTTTATCATGAAGAGAAAGTGGTCTCTGAACAAGGTGATTATGCAAGAGTGTACGACGATATCTATGAAGCAATTATGCATGGCAGAAAAAAAGTGACTCAAGATAAAGAAACGATAGCCGTTATGGGAATATTGGAAAAAGGTATGGAGGAGTGTAACTGACATGAAATTGGGAATTATCGGAGCCGGAATGATTGTAAGGGATTTATTAAGCTTTATTCATGAAATTCCTGTAATTACGTTGGGGGCTATCTGGTCCAGACCCAGTCATCAGGACAAATTGCGGTCCCTGCAAGAAGAGTATGGTATTGCCCGAATATATTCTGAGTATAGCGAGATGATTGCAAATGATGATGTGGATACAATCTATATCGGACTTCCAAATCATCTTCATTATGCATATGCCAAAGAGGCGCTATTAGGCGGCAAGAATGTTATCTGTGAGAAGCCCTTTACGTCCAACCTGCAACAATTTCTTGAACTTAAAGAGATTGCACAGCAAAAACAGCTAGTGTTGGTCGAAGCCATTACAAACCAATATTTGAAGAACTATTTGTCCATGAGGGAGTATCTGCCCAAACTGGGTGACATCAAAATTGTAGAGTGTAACTATTCCCAACTTTCATCCCGCTATGCGGCTTTTCAGGGCGGAGAAGTGCTGCCGGCATTTAATCCGAAAATGTCTGGTGGGGCCTTGATGGATATTAATCTGTATAATATTCATCTGGTCGTGGGGCTTTTCGGAAGCCCGAAGAAGGTGGAGTATTGGGCTAATTTGGAACGGGGGATTGACACTTCAGGCATGCTCCTTATGGATTACGGTGACTTCAAATGCGTCTGCATAGGCTCCAAAGACACTACAGCTCCCAATGCGATGAACATTCAGGGAAACAAAGGATACATTCACATGACAAGCTCAGCTAACACATGTGAATCCTTCGAGCTTGCGCTTCATAAGGAAGCACCAATTCGGGTAGATGATAAGGATCATCCTCATCGCATGTATGACGAGTTTGTAGAGTTCGAGCGTATGATTCGTGAGCACGACTTGGAGAAGGTTACAGCCATGCTTGACCATAGCGAGAAGGTGATGGAAGTCATTGAACAAGCCAAACAATCCGCTAATCTTGTATTTGGATCAGATCAATGATAAATTCTGAAATTTTCGAACAATTGTATCTTTTTGTGCATTTCCCAGGATGACATGTTAAAATGCTGTGAATGATATATAAGTTATATTGTCATTGAACCGATAACAGTCTTCTTGGGGAGTATTGCATGATAACGATTAAAGATGTAGCAAAGTTGGCGGGCGTCGCCAGTTCAACCGTATCCTATGTGCTGAACGGCAAAAAACATGTAAGTGAGCACACCAGGCAGAAAGTACTTGCAGCTGCAAATGAGCTTAATTATATCAAGCACGGAGCCGCATCTGAATTAAAGCGAAAAAACACACAAACGATCGGTGTTATTGTTCATGATATGTCCGTCCCCTATTTTTCCGACCTGGTGAGTGGAATTGAATCAAGCGCCGTAAGTCAGGGATACGACCTGATTGTATGCAGTTCTTTAGGTGGTGAGCGATCGACAGCCGCACGCTACATTAGAGAAAGAAGGCTGGACGGTGTAATTGTAATTGCTGAAAATATTGAAGATGAATTGTTGTTACAGGCTGCTGAAACAGGATTTCCCATTGTTGTGATGGATCGGGAACTCCATAGTAAGCATATAGTAAATGTTCTGATGGATGATGAGCAGGGTGGTTATATGGCAACTCGTTTTCTTCTGGATAAAGGCCATCGTGAAATAGCCTATATCAGCGGACCTTTAAATTCGGATTGTAATCTGATGCGATATCAGGGTTATCTGAGAGCTATGCATGAAGCCGGAGTGGAAGAGAATGAGGATTGGAGACTGGGCGGACAATTTCTGAAAACAGGTGGTTACAATGCAGCCAAGCTGCTAATGGAAGGTGATCTCCCAACGGCAGTCTTTTTTGCGAATGACGAAATGGCTATTGGAGGATTGGAGGCATTTAAAGAACACCAGGTCTCCATACCCGAAGATCTATCTGTTATCGGATTTGACAACATTCATATATCCGAATACTTAAATCCACCTCTTACCACTTTCCGACAACCCAAAACAGATGCTGGTTCTCTGGCGGGGCATGTTTTAATTCAAATGTTAAAAGGAGAGGCTGTAGAATCGATATACAGGATCAATATTCAGTGTGTCGAACGTGACTCTGTGACGCATTTATTATTAGATGATACAAAGGTGGACCGCCCATGTCCATGAGAAACGGAAAAATAATCAAAGCACCACAAGAGCTGGAACGTGCACCAGACAAGCAAGGCAGCTTAAAGCAGAATGGCTTGTCTGTGATCAAGTTCTGTCTGCATACACAGGGAACAACAGGTTCCTATTTTCTGAAAGATCATATGTTGCTATTCGTTAAGTCAGGCGTGTATACGGTTCAATTCAAGAATCAGGAGTACACCGTGCGCAGCAATGAAATGGTGTTTCTACACAAATCAATTCGCATTGATTACATAAAGTCCGGTGAACCGGGCTCTGAATTCATGCTGGACTACATGATGTTTTTTCTCAATGAAAATTTGCTCGAGGAGTTTGTTCAGTTTTCGGGTTTCAAACCGGGCCAGACTGTAAATGAAATTACTCCGGTGTCCATTATGCAGGTCAATGAGCTCACCCGCTCATATATAGCGTCATTGAAACCTTATTTCGAGAATCCGGACGAAGTAAAAGACGGATTGATCCGGCTCAAATTCATGGAACTTCTGTTTCATCTGGCGCACACCAATGATCATTTCCTGCATCAACTCCTGCAACCAAATCATGATAGAAACAGTAATTTCGAGAAATTGATGGAGGAGAACATCACGAACCCCATCTCCATCAGTGATCTTGCCTATTTATCCGGCAGGAGCCTGTCCAGCTTCAAAAGGGATTTTCAGACCGTATATCACACTTCACCTCTGAAGTGGATTCGTAATCAAAGGCTGGAAAAAGCCAAAAAACTGTTGGCAGAGACGTCTCTGTCTGTCACGGATGTCTGTTTCTCAACAGGCTTCGAGAACGTTGCTCATTTTTCCAAAGTATTCAAGCTCCAGGTTGGCCTTCCTCCATCGGAGTTTAGACTGCAATACAAGCGCAGTGAGGAGAAGAAAAAATAAGCTAGCCGTGCCCTAGTCGGCCTCAAATAAAGGTAGTTAAGAACCGTTCTTGCGCAAAGCATTTCACGACAAATTGTCGTAAAATGCTTTTTTTGTTTAGCTATAGAGACAAATGGGCTAAATAAACAAATCAAATGAACTTTATAGCAAAGAAACGTATCCGTGTTCTTGTTACTCTTGACTCATGGGTACGACGTTGTGGCCATCCAAAAGAATTGAGGAGAGGATTAAATAATGGAATATGTGAAATTGGGAAATACGGGCATGGATGTATCTCGATTGTGTCTTGGCTGCATGGGGTTTGGAGAACCAGGGCGTGGGTTTCATCAATGGGTACTGGATGAAGAGAATAGTCGTCCTGTCATTCAAAAAGCTGTGCAGTTAGGGATTAATTTCTTTGATACAGCAAATGTATATGCAGGCGGAACAAGTGAGGAGATTCTGGGGCGGGCGCTCAAGGACTACGCAAATCGAGATGAAATTGTCCTTGCGACAAAAGTGTTTTCCCGCATGCATGATGGTCCGAATGGCGCCGGACTTTCTCGAAAGGCAATCATGAGTGAGATCGACAAGAGTCTCAAGAGACTGGGAACTGATTATGTGGATCTGTATCAAATTCACCGCTGGGACAACCATACCCCTATTGAAGAGACCATGGAAGCATTACATGATGTGGTGAAGTCAGGGAAGGCGAGATATATTGGTGCTTCTGCCATGTCAGCATGGCAATTTCAAAAGGCTTTATATGTCGCCGAGCGAAATGGATGGACCCGATTTGTATCAATGCAGAACCACTATAATCTGATCTACCGTGAAGAAGAAAGAGAAATGCTGCCTCTTTGTCAGGAAGAGAAAATCGGTGTAATCCCTTATAGTCCGCTTGCTTCTGGCCGATTGACCAGAGACTGGCAAGATACAACACAGCGTTCCGAGACGGATCAGGTTCAAAGAGCAAAATACGATGCAACTGCAAGCACGGATCGACTCGTGGTAGAGCAGGTTGCAGAAATCGCCGAAAAACGCGGCGTTCCGCGGGTTCAAATCGCCCTTGCCTGGTTGCTGCATAAGGCACCGGTTACAGCTCCGATTATAGGCGCTACGAAGACATCCCATCTCGAAAATGCAGTTGAAGCCCTGTCGATTGCATTAACATCAGAAGAAATGGCATGCTTGGAAGAACCCTATGTACCTCATCCGGTGTATGGACTTAATGTTGGATTTAAGTCATAGCAACATGCTGAAAATGAGTTGACTGATAAGTTTATTTTGAATTGTTATAAATAATCTCTTTTTTATTAGTAGAGCGTTGTCGAGCATAACACAGAACAGCCTCCGAAAGTTATTCGGGGGCTGTTCTTAATTCAAAGCATCTAGAGTCTGTTTTTCAAGCTTATACGAATTTTTTTGCCTTCACTCTGATGATGATTTCTGGAATAATTAGCAGCAATACAATAGATCCATAGATACCTATAGTGTAGCTTGCAGCATAAATGAATCCGAATCCCTGATAGAAAAGGGAAGTGATGAGGTGAATTAACATGTTCGTGAAACAGAAGGCATAACTTCGAATCATCCAATTCCGGTGTTGAATCATTCTTTTCCGTTTAATCTGAATGAGAGCTGTAATCGTAATGAATAGCCAGATGATATTAAGTGCATTGAAGCCCATGCTGCTTATTTTCCCGCCAGTGGCGTAAGGGGCCATATAACCGGAAGTCAGTACAACAAGCACTACGGACACAATGTATACATAACCGTTTATGCGGTGGAACCTGCGGCTCTTTTCAAATATCCGATTAGAGAAGTTAATCAGTCCGGACGCCATGGCCAAACATGCAAATGCTACATGAACGTACATGACATTCAACCAGATCGGAAGCTGAAGTTCACGTTTTAAACCCGTCTTATGACTTAAAAATCCGGAGGCTTGTGGATCTAACCAATAGTTCTTCACCAAAGCATATACAATAAATAATATGCTGACGCAGGCCAGCCATCCGTATAGTGTTCCTCGTTTCTTCATATCCATTTACAACTCCTGAGACTCCTTTTTTTGTACCTGGTCAACTGGACTAATTACTCGTCTTCCTGTTAATTTTGAAGCAGGGAGCAGGCCAGCCTTTGCAATACCGTTCATCTGATCTCCTTCTACGGTAACTTCGAATTTTAGATTCAAACGCATAGGTTTGGTAATCGGCAGGGACCAGGTCAACTTGTTGTTGCAGATTGCAGGATTTAAAAATTGAATGGTTTCACCACCTTGTGTTGCTGTCCCCTGGATCACATCGGAACATGTCGTTATGTAAAGCGAGACTTCCAGTTTACCGACAGGTGTAACGATTGTAGTATGCCAATTTCCGTCGAAGACGGATGTCTGTATTTTCTCATTATGCAAAATGTCAGAGATTACTGTCGTTTGATTCATTACAACGCTTGGTTCATTGTCTGTTAACGACTTGCGAATGCTGGATGTCATGCCTTTCTCTCTCCAAACGGTTCCTCTTCGCTCATATTCGAATAACTGTTCTATCTCGTGTGCGATACGCGGTCCCAGTTCACGTTCGACCAGATATAGCGCAACATCGAGGCCGGAGGTTACACCACCGCCGGTAACGAGGTTGCCATCATCTACTACTCGTGCGGGGATAGGAATTGCTCCGGTTGCCCCAAGTAAGTCCATGCCCAAATGATGTGTTACCGCAGGTCTGCCTTCGAGAAGCCCTCCCATGGCTAACAACAGTGAACCACCGCAAACCGTAGCGACTACGATGTCTTTGTGTTCGAGAGCTGCTTTGATCTTTGTGGTCAATTCCGTATTCATGGCTCTGCCCAGTATAGCTGGAATTGAGTCTGGACCATCTCCTTCAACATCACCGGCTGCGCCTGGCACAAGTATGATACCCCGACGTTCCAGGTCCAGTGTGTCGTTCGCCTCAATGGTCAATCCGTTCATACCGCTAGTCACAGATCTTGGCCCTTCTGCCGTGACCAGTTCTACCCTTATTGCGTTGTCGGTATGTATGGAAGCGGCACAAAATACTTCGTAAGGTGCAATAGCATCCAATAGATCGAAGCCATTAT includes:
- a CDS encoding DUF2306 domain-containing protein, yielding MKKRGTLYGWLACVSILFIVYALVKNYWLDPQASGFLSHKTGLKRELQLPIWLNVMYVHVAFACLAMASGLINFSNRIFEKSRRFHRINGYVYIVSVVLVVLTSGYMAPYATGGKISSMGFNALNIIWLFITITALIQIKRKRMIQHRNWMIRSYAFCFTNMLIHLITSLFYQGFGFIYAASYTIGIYGSIVLLLIIPEIIIRVKAKKFV
- a CDS encoding MurR/RpiR family transcriptional regulator; amino-acid sequence: MKILTQLADMNNFTPNEKSIASYILTHKELMLHLNIQELAKATYTSHSAINRLTHKLGLSGFKEFSIKLAREFQQDAQNISNIDPNYPFALGESSLQVAKDIAELMKETIEKNFAFMDEASLSEAAHLLDQAKRIFIYALGDSQIRAKSFQNKLIKINKYVVITTELSEWAYHTINLTSQDCAIFLTYHEKSPIFLKAAQHFSRENIPFITITANHRSELAHMSTICIQVPDDETKHAKIGTFSSQIAFDYVLNVIYSCIFQIDYAKNMQMTSNSLKRFHLEE
- a CDS encoding helix-turn-helix domain-containing protein, with the protein product MSMRNGKIIKAPQELERAPDKQGSLKQNGLSVIKFCLHTQGTTGSYFLKDHMLLFVKSGVYTVQFKNQEYTVRSNEMVFLHKSIRIDYIKSGEPGSEFMLDYMMFFLNENLLEEFVQFSGFKPGQTVNEITPVSIMQVNELTRSYIASLKPYFENPDEVKDGLIRLKFMELLFHLAHTNDHFLHQLLQPNHDRNSNFEKLMEENITNPISISDLAYLSGRSLSSFKRDFQTVYHTSPLKWIRNQRLEKAKKLLAETSLSVTDVCFSTGFENVAHFSKVFKLQVGLPPSEFRLQYKRSEEKKK
- a CDS encoding Gfo/Idh/MocA family oxidoreductase; amino-acid sequence: MLTIGYIGNGKSTNRYHLPFSLNRDHLKVKMIYARHPEKTEWEKAPNVLYTDNLAALMDDDDIQLVVVCTHTESHYEYAKMALDHGKHVLVEKPFMLTKEQAESIFQYAKEKNLLIQCYQNRRYDSDFLTTKKVIESGKLGDLLEVEMHYDYYRPEIPNATSHFSKYKSYLYGHGVHTIDQVLSYFGQPDKIHYDVRQLLGPGRMNDYFDLDFYYASLKVSVKSSFFRLKPRPSFVVYGKKGVFVKQTEDRQEEHLKLFYLPKGHPDFGMDLPQHYGILTYLDDGGVYHEEKVVSEQGDYARVYDDIYEAIMHGRKKVTQDKETIAVMGILEKGMEECN
- a CDS encoding LacI family DNA-binding transcriptional regulator; the encoded protein is MITIKDVAKLAGVASSTVSYVLNGKKHVSEHTRQKVLAAANELNYIKHGAASELKRKNTQTIGVIVHDMSVPYFSDLVSGIESSAVSQGYDLIVCSSLGGERSTAARYIRERRLDGVIVIAENIEDELLLQAAETGFPIVVMDRELHSKHIVNVLMDDEQGGYMATRFLLDKGHREIAYISGPLNSDCNLMRYQGYLRAMHEAGVEENEDWRLGGQFLKTGGYNAAKLLMEGDLPTAVFFANDEMAIGGLEAFKEHQVSIPEDLSVIGFDNIHISEYLNPPLTTFRQPKTDAGSLAGHVLIQMLKGEAVESIYRINIQCVERDSVTHLLLDDTKVDRPCP
- a CDS encoding DJ-1/PfpI family protein; translated protein: MLTVQIVLYNGFDLLDAIAPYEVFCAASIHTDNAIRVELVTAEGPRSVTSGMNGLTIEANDTLDLERRGIILVPGAAGDVEGDGPDSIPAILGRAMNTELTTKIKAALEHKDIVVATVCGGSLLLAMGGLLEGRPAVTHHLGMDLLGATGAIPIPARVVDDGNLVTGGGVTSGLDVALYLVERELGPRIAHEIEQLFEYERRGTVWREKGMTSSIRKSLTDNEPSVVMNQTTVISDILHNEKIQTSVFDGNWHTTIVTPVGKLEVSLYITTCSDVIQGTATQGGETIQFLNPAICNNKLTWSLPITKPMRLNLKFEVTVEGDQMNGIAKAGLLPASKLTGRRVISPVDQVQKKESQEL
- a CDS encoding Gfo/Idh/MocA family protein — protein: MKLGIIGAGMIVRDLLSFIHEIPVITLGAIWSRPSHQDKLRSLQEEYGIARIYSEYSEMIANDDVDTIYIGLPNHLHYAYAKEALLGGKNVICEKPFTSNLQQFLELKEIAQQKQLVLVEAITNQYLKNYLSMREYLPKLGDIKIVECNYSQLSSRYAAFQGGEVLPAFNPKMSGGALMDINLYNIHLVVGLFGSPKKVEYWANLERGIDTSGMLLMDYGDFKCVCIGSKDTTAPNAMNIQGNKGYIHMTSSANTCESFELALHKEAPIRVDDKDHPHRMYDEFVEFERMIREHDLEKVTAMLDHSEKVMEVIEQAKQSANLVFGSDQ
- a CDS encoding aldo/keto reductase, producing the protein MEYVKLGNTGMDVSRLCLGCMGFGEPGRGFHQWVLDEENSRPVIQKAVQLGINFFDTANVYAGGTSEEILGRALKDYANRDEIVLATKVFSRMHDGPNGAGLSRKAIMSEIDKSLKRLGTDYVDLYQIHRWDNHTPIEETMEALHDVVKSGKARYIGASAMSAWQFQKALYVAERNGWTRFVSMQNHYNLIYREEEREMLPLCQEEKIGVIPYSPLASGRLTRDWQDTTQRSETDQVQRAKYDATASTDRLVVEQVAEIAEKRGVPRVQIALAWLLHKAPVTAPIIGATKTSHLENAVEALSIALTSEEMACLEEPYVPHPVYGLNVGFKS